One segment of Zhihengliuella halotolerans DNA contains the following:
- a CDS encoding hydroxyacid dehydrogenase: MTRRPEALIVMDGATFAGQFDEARLARLAALASTAEPLWTDTLDTPEVRDRLAEVEVLITGWGVPRLTADRLEAMPKLRALLHCAGSVRGFAGPQVWERGVAVSNAAHVNAVPVAEYTLAAILFDGKKAPFLANDARVHREDWAYAGRRGELSNLGRTVGIVGFSKVGRRVVEHLRSFGSLECVVYDPHVPVAEVHAVGARAVGLDELLACSDVVSVHAPALESTRRMFGAAEFAAMREHATFINTARGSLVDTDALASACATGRIHAILDVTDPEPLPAESPLYSLPNVMLTPHIAGSLGSETRRMTDHALDELERWAAGAPLAAPVTAGDLELSA, from the coding sequence ATGACACGACGGCCCGAGGCGCTGATCGTTATGGACGGCGCGACGTTCGCCGGCCAGTTCGATGAGGCCCGGCTCGCCCGCCTGGCCGCCCTGGCCTCGACGGCCGAGCCACTCTGGACGGACACGCTCGACACTCCGGAGGTGCGCGATCGCTTGGCCGAGGTCGAGGTCTTGATCACTGGCTGGGGCGTGCCACGGCTGACGGCTGATCGACTCGAGGCGATGCCCAAACTACGGGCCCTCCTGCACTGCGCCGGGTCGGTGCGCGGGTTCGCCGGACCGCAGGTCTGGGAGCGCGGCGTCGCCGTGTCGAACGCTGCGCACGTCAACGCCGTGCCGGTGGCCGAATACACGCTCGCCGCGATCCTCTTCGACGGGAAGAAGGCGCCGTTCCTCGCCAACGACGCCCGCGTGCACCGCGAGGATTGGGCCTACGCGGGTCGCCGCGGCGAGCTGAGCAATCTTGGCCGGACCGTCGGGATCGTCGGGTTCTCGAAGGTCGGGCGACGCGTCGTCGAGCACCTGCGTTCCTTTGGCTCGCTCGAGTGCGTCGTCTACGACCCGCACGTGCCCGTGGCGGAGGTCCACGCGGTCGGCGCACGTGCGGTCGGGCTGGACGAGTTGCTGGCCTGCTCCGACGTCGTCTCCGTGCACGCTCCCGCACTGGAGTCGACCCGGCGGATGTTCGGTGCCGCTGAGTTCGCGGCGATGCGGGAGCACGCGACGTTCATCAACACGGCTCGAGGCTCCCTCGTCGACACCGACGCCCTCGCGTCGGCCTGTGCGACGGGTCGGATCCACGCGATCCTCGATGTTACCGACCCCGAGCCGCTCCCCGCCGAGTCCCCCCTGTATTCCCTGCCCAACGTCATGCTGACGCCGCATATCGCCGGGTCGCTCGGCAGTGAGACCCGGCGCATGACGGATCATGCGCTCGACGAGCTCGAGCGGTGGGCGGCCGGAGCCCCGCTCGCTGCGCCGGTGACAGCCGGCGATCTGGAGCTGAGCGCCTGA
- a CDS encoding heparinase II/III domain-containing protein, whose translation MHRSPEGAGPLTAAWPAISDPQQLVETLDDARDRLARAWSTPPATLPGELAAAARADLSTSWPRPLARHFRRYHATGERMPYEQRVRDLQARLTRAAVMAWAGSESGTPDSSDGGWLDEVADGVYLLCELSTWAWVAHDDAHEASGAVLPDTDRPYLDLGAGEIAAQLAWIDLLLGDALDQQVPGLRARMRLETRRRAVDPFLERLDWHWLGLDGDVHNWNPWIHGNLLTAALLMEPDRERRARIVARVIEGLDRYLAWLPADGAVDEGFSYWWDGAGRCLEALELLEQASGGRLVADVPVLRSTLAFPRRLHLGGAFFVNAGDGAARAKDSIVWEVLLPWARRFGDAATAAHAEAMAAAAPAAPPSSAGIHRVLRRLATRAASAPHNAPAPADGWDRIDSAQIAVARASGVAASLKGGHNGEHHNHLDLGSVIVAVDGVPLVVDAGQPTYTAETFGPNRYRARAMQSLWHSTPAPGGLMQGIGSRYTARGAHAASAAASRESLELAGAYDLPAGSSWLRSLTVDPDGRVEVIDEWEIPGGTAETTCVHLLLAGTVERHDGGARVSPRGIPGTGGGRSLRLHWPSGAAAQFEDWELEDPLLAAVWGERLTRLTLDAGTDARSHGRLRVSMEAQP comes from the coding sequence ATGCACCGCAGCCCTGAAGGCGCCGGGCCCCTCACTGCCGCGTGGCCGGCGATCTCCGATCCGCAGCAGCTCGTCGAAACGCTCGACGACGCCCGCGACCGTCTGGCCCGCGCCTGGTCGACGCCGCCGGCGACACTGCCCGGGGAACTCGCCGCTGCGGCCCGGGCCGACCTGTCCACCTCCTGGCCCCGTCCACTGGCGCGGCACTTCCGGCGCTACCACGCCACCGGCGAACGCATGCCCTACGAGCAGCGCGTCCGCGACCTGCAGGCCCGGCTCACACGGGCCGCCGTCATGGCCTGGGCGGGCAGCGAATCCGGTACCCCGGACTCCTCCGACGGCGGCTGGCTCGATGAGGTGGCCGATGGCGTGTATCTGCTGTGCGAATTGAGCACGTGGGCGTGGGTGGCCCACGACGACGCCCATGAGGCCAGCGGAGCCGTCCTCCCCGACACCGACCGCCCCTACCTGGACCTCGGCGCCGGCGAGATCGCGGCCCAGCTGGCCTGGATCGATCTCCTGCTCGGCGACGCGCTCGACCAGCAGGTCCCCGGACTTCGAGCCCGGATGCGCCTCGAGACCCGCCGCCGCGCCGTCGACCCGTTCCTCGAAAGGCTCGACTGGCACTGGCTCGGCCTCGACGGGGACGTGCACAACTGGAACCCGTGGATCCACGGGAACCTGCTCACCGCCGCCCTCCTCATGGAGCCCGACCGCGAGAGGCGCGCGCGGATCGTCGCACGCGTCATCGAGGGCCTGGACCGCTACCTGGCCTGGCTGCCTGCCGACGGCGCGGTAGACGAGGGCTTCTCCTACTGGTGGGACGGTGCCGGCCGCTGCCTGGAGGCCCTGGAACTTCTCGAGCAGGCCAGCGGCGGCCGCCTGGTCGCCGACGTGCCCGTGCTGCGCAGCACGCTCGCTTTCCCGCGCCGGCTGCATCTGGGCGGGGCCTTCTTCGTCAACGCCGGCGACGGGGCGGCCCGCGCCAAGGACTCGATCGTCTGGGAGGTGCTGCTGCCGTGGGCCCGACGCTTCGGTGACGCAGCGACGGCGGCCCACGCGGAGGCGATGGCGGCCGCGGCGCCGGCCGCACCGCCGTCGTCCGCCGGGATCCACCGCGTCCTGCGGAGACTCGCCACCCGCGCGGCATCCGCGCCGCACAACGCGCCGGCACCGGCGGACGGCTGGGACCGGATTGACTCGGCCCAGATCGCGGTGGCGCGCGCCAGCGGAGTCGCCGCATCGCTCAAGGGCGGGCACAACGGCGAGCACCACAACCACCTGGATCTGGGCTCGGTGATCGTCGCGGTTGATGGTGTTCCGCTCGTCGTCGACGCCGGCCAGCCCACCTACACCGCGGAGACGTTCGGCCCGAACCGCTACCGGGCACGCGCCATGCAGAGCCTGTGGCACTCGACCCCAGCCCCCGGCGGCCTGATGCAGGGAATCGGCAGCCGCTATACGGCGCGCGGCGCACACGCCGCCAGCGCGGCGGCTTCGCGCGAGAGCCTCGAACTCGCCGGCGCGTACGATCTGCCCGCCGGTTCCTCGTGGCTGCGGAGCCTCACCGTCGACCCTGACGGGCGGGTAGAGGTGATCGACGAGTGGGAGATCCCCGGTGGGACCGCCGAGACAACGTGCGTGCACCTGCTGCTGGCCGGTACGGTCGAACGGCACGACGGCGGCGCTCGGGTCTCCCCGCGCGGAATCCCCGGCACGGGCGGCGGTCGCAGCTTGCGGCTCCACTGGCCGTCAGGGGCCGCTGCGCAGTTCGAAGACTGGGAGCTCGAGGACCCGCTGCTGGCCGCAGTGTGGGGCGAGCGTTTGACGCGGCTGACACTCGACGCCGGCACCGACGCCCGCAGCCACGGACGACTGCGCGTCAGCATGGAGGCCCAGCCATGA
- a CDS encoding substrate-binding domain-containing protein, producing MSPEEAGGQERASRPKFGLQRREYLLETLRSHGSLTVRGAAAELGVSELTVRRDINALEKQGLLSRVHGGAVPPSPVGREGASRGTGEGRAIGMVVPSLDYYWPQVVNGARRVAEAHRIKLQVRGSSYDPHQDRAQAEAILSTGAVSGLIIAPTITGEAGRDLLAWLDALPVPVVLAERRAPEELAARRLEWVRTDHAHGAQLAVRHLAQRGHRRIGYLTNSVSPTSAHVVRGWHQATEALGVHVSPVTEDFAEGTRERSRDKFFDELLDRAVESETTALVVHSDVQAVALAQHCQDRGLRIPEDLAIVAYDDEVADLTDPALSAVRPPKHHVGASAVQLLAARIAEGRGRPVHRLDLIPELIVRGSS from the coding sequence ATGAGCCCGGAGGAAGCAGGCGGGCAGGAACGCGCCTCGCGACCGAAGTTCGGCCTGCAGCGTCGGGAGTACCTCCTCGAGACGCTGCGCTCCCACGGCTCGCTGACGGTTCGCGGGGCGGCAGCCGAACTCGGCGTCAGCGAGCTGACTGTGCGGCGGGACATCAACGCCCTCGAGAAGCAGGGACTGCTTTCACGCGTGCATGGCGGGGCGGTGCCACCGTCGCCTGTCGGGCGGGAGGGCGCATCCCGCGGCACCGGGGAGGGCCGGGCCATCGGCATGGTCGTCCCCTCGCTGGACTACTACTGGCCGCAGGTCGTCAACGGTGCCCGGCGCGTCGCCGAGGCGCACCGGATCAAGCTGCAGGTGCGCGGTTCCTCCTACGATCCGCACCAGGACCGCGCGCAGGCAGAGGCCATTCTGAGCACCGGAGCCGTCTCCGGGCTGATCATCGCGCCGACCATCACGGGCGAGGCCGGGCGCGATCTGCTCGCGTGGCTCGACGCCCTGCCCGTGCCCGTCGTCCTGGCCGAGCGCCGCGCCCCGGAGGAACTGGCCGCGCGCCGGCTCGAATGGGTGCGCACGGACCACGCCCACGGCGCGCAGCTGGCCGTCCGGCACCTCGCCCAGCGGGGCCACCGGCGCATCGGCTACCTCACCAACTCCGTCAGTCCGACCAGCGCCCACGTCGTGCGCGGCTGGCATCAGGCCACCGAGGCTCTAGGCGTTCACGTCTCCCCCGTGACCGAAGACTTCGCCGAAGGCACACGCGAGCGCAGCCGTGACAAATTCTTCGATGAGCTGCTGGACCGGGCCGTCGAGTCCGAGACGACGGCCCTCGTCGTGCACTCGGACGTGCAGGCCGTCGCCCTCGCCCAGCACTGCCAGGACCGCGGCCTGCGCATCCCGGAGGACCTGGCGATCGTGGCCTACGACGACGAGGTCGCGGACCTGACTGACCCGGCGCTCTCGGCCGTGCGACCGCCGAAGCACCACGTCGGCGCCAGCGCGGTCCAACTCCTCGCCGCCCGCATCGCTGAGGGCCGCGGCCGTCCGGTGCACCGCCTCGACCTGATCCCCGAACTGATCGTCCGCGGCTCGAGCTGA
- a CDS encoding ThuA domain-containing protein — protein MTTDALLLSGTGRYSDPWHPFAETSEALAGLLADRGAHVRTAVNVDAALARLAPTRGAAGTLAGDAPDLLVVNVGLPRDGGTSPGTEAAHAGLRAWAGSGRPTLAVHSSSTSFVDAPCWEDVLGGRWVRGRTMHPDYGPARIRLESSALTAELEDFTLDDERYSWLRTTAGIEVHATHEHEGGRHPIVWSHVRGGARTFYDALGHDAASYASSPRRALLLRGLDWLLS, from the coding sequence ATGACCACCGATGCACTGCTGCTCAGCGGGACGGGCCGCTACAGCGATCCCTGGCACCCGTTCGCCGAGACCTCTGAGGCCCTCGCGGGCTTGCTCGCCGATCGCGGAGCCCACGTGCGGACGGCCGTCAACGTCGACGCCGCCCTTGCGCGCCTCGCCCCGACCCGCGGCGCGGCCGGAACCCTCGCAGGGGACGCCCCGGATCTCCTCGTCGTCAACGTCGGCCTGCCGCGCGACGGCGGCACGTCGCCCGGCACCGAGGCGGCCCACGCGGGGCTGCGCGCCTGGGCCGGCTCCGGCCGGCCGACGCTGGCCGTGCACTCCTCGAGCACGAGCTTCGTGGACGCGCCGTGTTGGGAGGACGTCCTCGGCGGGCGCTGGGTACGCGGGAGGACAATGCACCCCGACTACGGGCCGGCCCGGATTCGGCTCGAATCCTCGGCGCTGACCGCCGAACTCGAGGATTTCACCCTCGACGACGAACGCTATTCCTGGCTGCGCACGACGGCCGGGATCGAGGTGCACGCCACGCACGAACACGAGGGCGGGCGCCACCCGATCGTCTGGTCCCACGTCCGCGGCGGCGCCCGGACGTTTTACGACGCGCTGGGACACGACGCCGCGTCCTATGCCTCGTCGCCGCGGCGCGCGCTGCTCCTCCGGGGACTGGACTGGCTTCTGTCCTGA
- a CDS encoding ferritin, with the protein MELTGKLETAFNDQVTLELEASVVYRQLAIEMDMRDLPGIAGWFRAQSDEETVHAEKFIAHMTDRDSKPQIGDINAPKVGTTTVLEAFEASLAHEKKVSEAIRNLYRLAQQEGDIDAFPLLNWFVSEQLEEEASVAEIIGRVKLISEDGNGLLRLDAELGSRTSNGTTADSE; encoded by the coding sequence ATGGAACTTACAGGAAAGCTCGAAACCGCATTCAACGACCAGGTGACCCTCGAACTCGAGGCCTCCGTGGTGTACCGCCAGCTGGCCATCGAGATGGACATGCGCGACTTGCCCGGCATCGCCGGCTGGTTCCGCGCCCAGTCCGACGAGGAGACCGTTCACGCCGAGAAGTTCATCGCGCACATGACGGACCGCGACTCCAAGCCGCAGATCGGCGACATCAACGCGCCGAAGGTTGGCACGACGACCGTGCTGGAGGCGTTCGAGGCATCCCTCGCCCACGAGAAGAAGGTCTCCGAGGCGATCCGCAACCTCTACCGCCTGGCCCAGCAGGAGGGTGACATCGACGCGTTCCCGCTGCTGAACTGGTTCGTGTCCGAGCAGCTCGAGGAGGAGGCCTCGGTCGCCGAGATCATCGGCCGCGTCAAGCTCATCAGCGAAGACGGCAACGGCCTGCTGCGCCTCGACGCCGAGCTCGGCTCGCGCACGTCCAACGGGACGACCGCCGACTCCGAGTAG
- a CDS encoding cation:proton antiporter family protein: MQDIAVTLLAAAGLGWLALVSRIPPLVGFLAAGFLLGALQIEAFDGLEPLADLGVTLLLFTIGLKFDIRSLLRPEAYGTASIHMAFSVLIGMGTLGLLGVVGFIAGGEDWKTLMLVGFALSFSSTVLCVKVLEERSDDGSYYGQTAIAILVLQDIAAVAFMTITAGHAPSPWALALVLVIPASWLLRRALNHVGHGELMVLFGVAMALGPGYFAFDAVGLKGDLGALVMGLLFASHSRAIELSKSLFSVKELFLVGFFLSIGLSAQPTWADVGVAAALCVVLLPLTLVGFVALSWVFGLRNRTGAKLGLVLTNFSEFSIIVAALGVEAGLIEAGWLTVIAVAVAMSMVASSVINGRGQHLAGLIATWFREQDPHRLRLEDRPIDTSQADVVVLGMGRVGRSTYERIHENTDLRVLGIDNDHAVVSRLREEGYTVLEGDATDQDFWTRLCAGGFVQTVVLAMPIHDSNTFALDQLRLAGFEGRVAATARHQDQVDHLAEQGVHGVFNLYEGAGVALADLAVGPARASRPPRDP, encoded by the coding sequence GTGCAAGACATCGCAGTAACTCTGCTGGCCGCCGCTGGCCTGGGCTGGTTGGCCCTCGTCAGCCGGATTCCGCCGCTCGTCGGTTTCCTCGCCGCCGGCTTCCTCCTGGGCGCCCTCCAGATCGAGGCGTTCGACGGCCTCGAACCCCTCGCGGACCTCGGCGTGACGCTCCTGCTCTTCACGATCGGTCTCAAGTTCGATATCCGTTCCCTGCTGCGCCCGGAAGCCTACGGGACCGCGTCGATCCACATGGCGTTCAGCGTCCTGATCGGGATGGGCACCCTGGGCCTGCTCGGGGTGGTCGGGTTCATCGCCGGGGGCGAGGACTGGAAGACGCTCATGCTCGTCGGCTTCGCCCTCTCCTTCTCCTCGACGGTGCTGTGCGTCAAGGTCCTCGAGGAGCGCTCCGACGACGGCTCGTACTACGGGCAGACCGCGATCGCCATCTTGGTGCTCCAGGACATCGCGGCGGTCGCGTTCATGACGATCACCGCAGGCCACGCGCCCAGCCCATGGGCTCTGGCCTTGGTGCTGGTCATCCCTGCGTCCTGGCTCCTGCGCCGCGCACTGAACCACGTCGGCCACGGCGAGCTCATGGTCCTGTTCGGTGTGGCCATGGCGCTGGGCCCCGGGTACTTCGCCTTCGACGCGGTAGGGCTGAAGGGTGACCTCGGCGCCCTGGTGATGGGCCTGCTCTTCGCGTCGCACTCCCGTGCGATCGAGCTGTCCAAGTCGCTCTTCAGCGTCAAGGAACTCTTCCTGGTCGGCTTCTTCTTGAGCATCGGCCTGTCGGCGCAGCCAACCTGGGCCGACGTCGGGGTCGCCGCAGCGCTCTGCGTGGTGCTGCTGCCGTTGACACTCGTCGGCTTCGTGGCCCTGAGCTGGGTGTTCGGCCTGCGCAACCGGACGGGCGCCAAGCTGGGCCTCGTATTGACGAACTTCTCCGAGTTCTCCATCATCGTCGCCGCGCTCGGCGTCGAGGCGGGGCTGATCGAGGCCGGCTGGTTGACCGTCATCGCCGTGGCGGTTGCGATGAGCATGGTCGCCTCGTCGGTGATCAACGGCCGCGGCCAGCACTTGGCCGGGCTCATCGCGACCTGGTTCCGCGAGCAGGACCCGCACCGGCTCCGCCTCGAGGACCGGCCGATCGACACGAGCCAGGCCGACGTCGTCGTCCTGGGAATGGGGCGGGTGGGGCGTTCGACGTACGAGCGGATCCACGAGAACACCGACTTGCGGGTCCTTGGCATCGACAACGACCACGCGGTGGTCTCCCGCCTGCGCGAGGAGGGATACACCGTCCTCGAAGGCGACGCCACGGATCAGGACTTCTGGACCCGGCTGTGCGCCGGCGGCTTCGTGCAGACGGTCGTCCTCGCGATGCCGATCCACGACTCCAACACGTTTGCACTAGACCAGCTGCGGCTGGCTGGCTTCGAGGGGCGGGTCGCCGCGACGGCCCGCCACCAGGACCAGGTCGATCACCTGGCGGAGCAGGGGGTGCACGGCGTGTTCAACCTCTACGAGGGCGCCGGTGTCGCCCTCGCAGACCTAGCCGTCGGGCCGGCTCGGGCCTCACGCCCGCCCCGCGACCCTTGA
- a CDS encoding Tex family protein encodes MNTSAANPQADVTTRIAAELGVKSWQVDAAIGLLDAGSTVPFIARYRKEVTGTLDDAQLRTLEERLRYLRELEERRAAVIAAIAEQGKLTDALAASLAAAATKTELEDLYLPYKTKRRTRAQIAREAGLEPLADALLADPGLDPVTAAAAYVSADGTEGDTAVATADDALAGARAIVIERASQDVELVTELRERLWKAGVIRSSVATGAGDATAKFADYHDFAEPVHKLPGHRILALLRGERDGALSLDLGEADPADAEALAAARAGYEAAVARAVGANAPAGTPAADWQARTVRLAWKGRILSRLESDVRSRLFEAAEEQAIGVFAANLRDVLLAAPAGNRAVLGLDPGLRTGVKVAVVNETGRVVETATIYPHAGGKSGAKWEASLAVLEELAAKHATTLIAVGNGTASRETDRLAGEVLARLAKNPAYAAATASGPKPAKVIVSEAGASVYSASALASAELPDLDVSLRGAASIARRLQDPLAELVKIEPKSIGVGQYQHDLTAAKLDRTLDAVVEDCVTAVGVDVNTASPALLARVAGVGSTLGKNIVAYRDANGPFASRKELKKVPRLGEKAFEQCAGFLRVTGGAPLDASAVHPEAYGLAERILAAAGLSKDDVGTSAASVAALDPAQFVDDRFGVPTVRDVMAELARPGRDPRGEFVTATLKEGVETIADLVPGMILEGTVSNVAAFGAFVDLGVHQDGLVHVSAMSNRFVADPREVVTSGAIVKVKVLEVDVQRKRISLTLRLDDPLPGESKHDDAAPAARAEQRRDAGPRGSRQDRGDRNRGKARSDGGRGKPAPKRDGGAAPRQGDDTAMAEALRRAGLA; translated from the coding sequence ATGAATACCAGCGCAGCAAACCCCCAGGCCGACGTCACCACCCGCATCGCCGCCGAGCTCGGCGTGAAATCGTGGCAGGTCGATGCCGCGATCGGGCTGCTCGACGCCGGCTCGACCGTCCCGTTCATCGCCCGCTACCGCAAGGAAGTCACAGGCACCCTCGACGACGCGCAGCTGCGCACGCTCGAGGAGCGCCTGCGCTACCTGCGCGAGCTCGAGGAACGTCGCGCCGCTGTCATCGCGGCGATCGCCGAGCAGGGCAAGCTGACGGACGCGCTCGCCGCCTCCCTCGCCGCGGCCGCCACGAAGACGGAGCTCGAGGACCTCTACCTGCCTTACAAGACCAAACGCCGCACGCGCGCGCAGATCGCCCGCGAGGCCGGGCTCGAGCCCCTCGCCGACGCGCTGCTCGCCGACCCCGGCCTGGATCCGGTCACGGCGGCGGCGGCCTACGTCAGCGCCGACGGCACCGAAGGCGATACCGCCGTGGCGACTGCCGACGACGCGCTCGCCGGCGCGCGGGCCATCGTCATCGAGCGGGCCAGCCAGGACGTCGAGCTGGTCACCGAGCTGCGTGAGCGACTCTGGAAAGCCGGCGTCATCCGGTCCTCAGTCGCCACCGGAGCGGGCGACGCGACCGCCAAATTCGCCGATTATCACGACTTCGCCGAGCCCGTGCACAAGCTGCCGGGCCACCGCATCCTCGCCCTGCTGCGCGGAGAGCGCGACGGCGCCCTGAGCCTGGACCTCGGCGAGGCCGACCCTGCGGATGCGGAAGCGCTGGCCGCGGCGCGCGCAGGATACGAGGCGGCCGTCGCGCGCGCCGTCGGCGCGAACGCCCCGGCGGGCACCCCGGCCGCCGACTGGCAGGCGCGGACGGTGCGGCTCGCCTGGAAGGGCCGGATCCTCTCGCGGCTGGAGTCTGACGTGCGCTCGCGCCTCTTCGAAGCCGCGGAAGAGCAGGCGATCGGCGTCTTCGCCGCGAACCTGCGCGACGTGCTGCTCGCCGCGCCCGCCGGCAACCGGGCGGTCCTGGGGTTGGACCCGGGCCTGCGCACGGGCGTGAAGGTCGCCGTCGTCAACGAGACCGGACGCGTCGTCGAGACGGCCACGATCTACCCGCACGCCGGCGGCAAATCGGGCGCGAAGTGGGAGGCCTCACTCGCCGTCCTCGAGGAGCTGGCGGCCAAGCACGCGACGACGCTCATCGCCGTCGGCAACGGGACCGCGAGCCGCGAGACCGACCGCCTCGCCGGCGAGGTGCTCGCCCGGCTCGCGAAGAACCCGGCCTACGCCGCGGCGACGGCCTCCGGCCCCAAGCCGGCGAAGGTCATCGTTTCCGAGGCTGGCGCCTCCGTCTATTCGGCCTCGGCCCTCGCCTCGGCGGAGCTGCCGGATCTGGACGTGTCCCTCCGCGGAGCCGCCTCGATCGCCCGCCGCCTGCAGGACCCGCTCGCCGAGCTCGTCAAGATCGAGCCGAAGTCGATCGGCGTCGGCCAGTACCAGCACGACCTCACCGCGGCCAAGCTCGACCGCACCCTGGACGCCGTCGTGGAGGACTGCGTGACCGCGGTCGGTGTCGACGTCAACACGGCCTCGCCCGCACTGCTCGCCCGTGTGGCCGGCGTCGGCTCCACCTTGGGGAAGAACATCGTCGCCTACCGCGACGCCAACGGCCCGTTCGCCTCCCGCAAGGAGCTCAAGAAGGTCCCGCGCCTCGGCGAGAAGGCGTTCGAGCAGTGCGCCGGCTTCCTCCGCGTCACCGGCGGCGCCCCGCTCGACGCCTCCGCGGTGCACCCCGAGGCGTACGGCCTCGCCGAGCGCATCCTCGCCGCAGCCGGCCTGTCCAAGGACGACGTCGGCACCTCCGCCGCGTCCGTCGCCGCGCTCGATCCGGCACAGTTCGTGGACGACCGTTTCGGCGTGCCCACGGTCCGCGACGTCATGGCCGAGCTTGCCCGCCCGGGCCGCGACCCGCGAGGCGAGTTCGTCACGGCCACGCTCAAGGAGGGAGTCGAGACCATCGCCGACCTCGTCCCGGGCATGATCCTCGAAGGCACGGTCTCCAACGTGGCCGCGTTCGGCGCGTTCGTGGACCTCGGCGTCCACCAGGACGGACTCGTGCACGTCTCCGCGATGAGCAACCGCTTCGTCGCGGACCCGCGCGAGGTCGTCACCTCCGGTGCGATCGTCAAGGTGAAGGTCCTCGAGGTCGACGTGCAGCGCAAGCGCATCTCGCTCACGCTGCGCCTCGACGACCCGCTTCCGGGTGAATCCAAGCACGACGACGCAGCTCCCGCCGCCCGTGCCGAGCAGCGCCGCGACGCGGGGCCGCGCGGCTCGAGGCAGGACCGAGGAGACCGGAACCGGGGCAAAGCCCGCTCCGACGGGGGCCGCGGGAAGCCGGCACCGAAGCGAGACGGCGGCGCTGCCCCGCGTCAGGGCGACGACACGGCGATGGCCGAGGCTCTGCGCAGGGCCGGTTTGGCCTGA